From a single Anaerolineales bacterium genomic region:
- a CDS encoding ABC transporter ATP-binding protein, giving the protein MNALELRNVTKKFAAAAAPAVDNISFTLANGEILALVGPSGCGKTTTLRMIAGLERPDSGSLHIKGRLVAEPGHFTPPEQRGVGMVFQDHALFPHMTVFENVKFGLKGQPAAIARETTQGMLKLVGLENFGERYPHQLSGGERQRVALARALAPRPVLVLMDEPFSSLDADLRHEVREQVRGILKAMSATAVFVTHDQEEALFMGDRLAVFQSGRLEQVGVPEEIFHDSATRFVAEFMGDSDFLPGVVKENGIETELGLIPQKVNLPVDSTVEIALRSDDVNFDQTQAPNALVLARFFRGAYYQYRLRLSSGKLIHAFKPHTKTIPPGTSVHAYLSAGHDLTVFQNGVSVGDGE; this is encoded by the coding sequence ATGAACGCATTAGAACTTCGCAACGTCACCAAAAAATTCGCCGCCGCCGCCGCGCCTGCCGTGGATAATATTTCCTTTACGCTTGCCAACGGCGAGATCCTCGCGCTTGTCGGTCCGAGCGGATGCGGCAAGACGACCACCCTGCGCATGATCGCGGGATTGGAACGCCCGGATAGCGGCTCGCTTCATATTAAGGGACGGCTGGTCGCTGAACCCGGACATTTCACCCCGCCCGAACAGCGCGGCGTGGGCATGGTCTTTCAAGACCACGCGCTCTTCCCGCACATGACCGTGTTCGAGAACGTCAAGTTCGGCTTGAAGGGACAGCCTGCCGCAATTGCACGCGAGACCACGCAAGGCATGTTAAAACTTGTCGGGTTGGAAAATTTTGGGGAGCGCTACCCGCATCAATTAAGTGGAGGCGAGCGTCAGAGGGTTGCCTTGGCGCGGGCGTTGGCGCCGCGTCCTGTGCTTGTCCTGATGGACGAGCCGTTCAGCAGTCTCGATGCGGACTTGCGGCATGAGGTCCGCGAGCAGGTGCGCGGGATTTTGAAGGCGATGTCTGCCACGGCGGTGTTCGTGACGCACGACCAGGAGGAGGCGCTCTTCATGGGTGACCGGCTCGCTGTGTTCCAAAGCGGGCGGCTGGAGCAGGTGGGCGTGCCCGAAGAGATCTTCCACGACTCAGCCACGCGCTTTGTGGCGGAGTTCATGGGTGACAGTGACTTTTTGCCCGGCGTGGTGAAGGAGAACGGCATTGAGACCGAGCTGGGTTTGATCCCGCAGAAGGTGAACCTGCCCGTTGACTCGACCGTCGAGATCGCCCTGCGCTCCGACGACGTGAACTTCGACCAGACCCAGGCTCCCAACGCGCTGGTGCTGGCGCGTTTCTTCCGCGGCGCGTATTATCAATATCGCCTGCGTTTGTCGTCTGGGAAATTGATCCACGCCTTCAAGCCGCACACCAAGACCATCCCGCCCGGCACGTCCGTGCATGCGTACCTGAGCGCCGGTCATGATTTGACGGTCTTTCAGAATGGGGTGTCGGTGGGAGATGGAGAGTAG